The genomic window ACATTTACGCTGCAAATAGATTTATTCAGCGCCGGCAACGGCGAGTCGAGTCGGAAGGAAACTCTGGTGCGAGAGTTCGCAGGTTGAGGTCGCGACCAGAAAAGCGTCTGAGGGAAATTCCCCGCTACTGGCTAGAGCCTTCTCAATACAACCCACATTGGCGGCGTGACGCTCACAGACAAATACATGCAGGCGGGAGTTATTGGAGAACTGGAATTCGACTCGGTGGGTGCGGCGACTCGAACAGGGCTGCGGTGGATTCACCAGATTCATCTGACAGATACTGGAAAATGCGTTCGACATGCCTGTTCGGCCCTCCTGCATTACAGCCTTAATTAAAACGTTTTAGCCGCGACACAGACTACTGGAGGTCGAAGGCTGTGTCAAGCGGTAATCGGAGTGGAAATTTCGGATATTCGGTCCAACCCACTCGCGCAGAACGCAACATAATCGCACAGCGAAACCGGAATGAACCGTTATTGCGGCAAATGAAACTGCGGTGATCCGCGTTCAGCTCTCACCAACGACATATCGGCAGCCTTTTGAGCTCATGCGAGCCGAGCGCACGGCTCCAGCGGGAACGTCGCACCGTTCTCCTCGACGATAGGTCTGCCTCTTTCCCTGTGAAGTCAATGTCATCTCGCCATCGAGAATAATGTGAGCTGTTTCCGTGGGATGAGTGTATCGGTCATAAAACGTGTCTGGCGAGTCCTGCCAGACATAAGTTCTCTTAAGACTCTGAGAGCGAAGCTGTGCCTGCAGAGCTTCTTCGTTTGCATGTTGATTCCTGCAGATGTCCACAGCGATTGGCAGTACGCAAATTCAAGCGGAGGCGGCTTAGGGCCGATCGCCTGCTACTTATCTCCTAATCCCGGCACTGTTTCCCCGTGACTCAATCATGCGACTGCGTTCTGTTTGCTCAGCGGTGCGGTCTGCTCTGCTTGCTTCGCGGGCAAAAAGATACAAAAACAACTTCCGCTCTTTCCGGAACTTGTCGTTGACCGCACCGTAATCCGTCCCCGGTGTTTGCTGACGATTCCCAAACTGAGCCACAATCCCAGGCCGGACCCCTTCAACTCTTTCGTCGTATAAAACGGCTCAAAGATGCTTCGCCGCACTTCCGGCGTCATTCCCGTCCCGGAATCGACAATGTAGATGCGCACGCCGCGCTGCGAAAGGTTTTTCCAGTCGAGGGACGGACGCACGTGCACGATCAAACTCCCGTTGGTCGGTGTAGCCTCCAGGGCGTTACGAAGAATGTTTGCGACCACCTGGCGCAATTCCCCGGGGAACGCAGACACAATCGGCGGCGCGTCATACTTCCGGACTACGTGCAGGCCCTTGCGATTAAATTCCGGCGAAAACAGCGTCACGACTCCATCAAGAAGTTCGGGCAACTCGACATCCACCGGTTCCTCGCTGTTGCGATTGAACGCGAGCGTCTGCTTGGTGATGCGAGCGATGCGCTCAAGCTCTGCCGAAGCCATGTGAACGTATTGCGTGCTGTCAGGATCGAGAGAACTGGTCTTCAGCAGATACAGCAGATTCGTGAGCGCCTCGAGTGGATTATTGATCTCATGCGCGATGCTGTTTGCTAAGCGACCCATGGCCGCGAGTCGCTCGGAGACGCGGAGGGCTTCTTCGGCCAGCTTGCGATCGGTAATCTCAGTAACGATCAAGATGGCGCCATGCGCAATCTCGTGATCCCGAATTGGATCGAGGCGCAGGGAGAACCAGCGCCGTCCGTGGTTGATGTCGGCTGCAACGCGCGGAAGATCGCGTTCATCGAGTTCGTAGTTCAGTTCGCGCTGAAGTAGAACCCTGACATTCTGGTTTTCAATCTGGCTGTACGTTTTGTCGAACAGAGACAGCATCGCGCGATTACAGCGCGCTACACGCCATTCTGAATCGATCAGAGCGATGCCTTCACTCAACGCGTCGAACGTCGACTGCCATTGCTTGGCAGATAAGCGAGACAGGGCTTCCGCTTCGCGCAGCCGCAGCAGAGCGCGGACAGTCGCAAGCAGCACCGCAGGTTCCATCGGTTGCGTGAGATATGCATCGGCCCCGCTGTCGAGCGCCTGCACGCGGCTCTCGCTTGATACGAAGGACGCTGAGATTTGCAGAACGGGAATGTTCGCCGTCTGCGGATTGGCTTTGATGCGGCGGCAAACCTCGTAACCGATAATGTCGGGCAGGCGGACGTCAAGAATAACCAGTGCCGGATTTTCGAGCACCTTCTGCAGCGCCTCACGGCCGCTGGTTGCTTCGGCAACGGGGTAGCCGGCATTCTTCAGAATGCGCGAAGAAATGTAGCGGTTGTCCTCACGATCGTCGACGATCAGGATCACCGCCCCACTCTCAGGCATGATGCCCCCCGAACATTTCAAGGTCGAACCCGACGTTCGCTAGCGCACGCGTTACATGAGCGAGCGCTTCGGGCCCGGAGGTATCGGTTTTGGCCAGCAGAGTTACGCGTGGAAGTCGCAGGCGAGCTTTCTCTTCATCGGTCAGATCTTTCGAGCTGTGAATGACGACAGGGATCTCCCGCGCTTCACGCTTCGTCCGCAATTCGTTCAGCACATCAAAGCCCGATATGTCCGGCATTAGCAAATCCAGGAAGATTGCATCCGGCTGCTCTTCCACCGCCATGCGCAGGCCTTCGCGCCCACTGCGCGCTTCCATAATCTCGACTTTCGCCGGACCTAGCAGTTCGCGCAAGGAATAGCGCGCGAGTTCACTGTCTTCCACAAGCAGAAGCTTGCGCACGGTGCCCCGATGGGTAATGGTGCGCAGCGCCTTCAACAGCGGTTCGCGAGAGACTGGTTTGTGCAGGAATGCGCTCGCGCCCATGGCGAATGCTTTTACTTCTTCGACATCCGTGATGCTCATGCTCAGTACAGGAATGTCGCGCGCTTTGATTTGATTCAACAGCTCCCATGAGCTTTCGCCATCGAGCAGGACGTCGAGGACGACTGCCGCCGGATGCGCACGCGTCACGAATTCAAGGCCAATTTCGGCATCATATGCGGACAGAACTTGAAATTCCGTGTTCTCGAGCAGCTTCGTAATCAGAAACGCGGTTTCCCGATTGTCTTCGATCAGCACAATCGGCACGCGGCCCCTTTCCAGGTCGGGGAGGTCACGCTGTCTTTGCGACTTCGTGCTCGGATAGGCCGCGGGAACGCGGACGGAGAAAGTGGAGCCCAAGCCTACCGTGCTTTCCAAACTGACCTTGCCGCCGAGCAGACGGGCAAGATTGCGGCACAGCGGCAAACCAAGCCCCGTGCCTTTCGTTTTCTTCTGGAGGTGAGTTTCTACCTGCACAAATTCGTCGAAGATGCGCTCGCGGTCTTCGGGAGCGATTCCGATTCCCGTATCGGAAACGGAGAAGACAATGCAGTTGCCTTCCTCCAGATGAGCCGAGACGCGCACTTCACCGCGCTCGGTAAATTTCAGCGCATTAGAAATGAAGTTGCGCAGAATCTGCGAAAGCTTGCCTTCATCGGTGTACATCGTGGGCAGCTCAGGAAGTTCATCGAACACCAGGTTCACCGATGACGTCTGCAGAATCGGTTTCAGCATTCCACGGAGCGCGCCAAACAAATCTTCGATTTCGAACTCGCGCGGTTTTACTTCCACCTTGCCGGCTTCCACCTTGGCGATGTCGAGCAGATCGTTCACCATCTCCTGCAGTCCCTGAGCCGAACGACGGATGAACGAGACCTGCTTTTCCTGTTCCGGCGTTAACTCGCCGTCGAGCCGCTGCATCAGCATTTGCGAGAGCGACAAGATGGAATTCAGCGGAGTCCGGAACTCGTGCGACATGTTTGACAGAAACGAGGTCTTTGCGTCGGACATGCGTCGCAGCGCATCGGCGCGGTCATCGAGCTCAGCGTAGAGTGCGACCACACCGCGATTTGTGTCCTCGAGTTCATGATTCAGGTCAACAAGCTCTTCCTGACGCCCGCGCAGGTCGGCAAGGGTTCGCAACAGCTCCTGGTTCTGGCGCTCCACCTCTTCATAAGGATTTTCCGGCCGCTTCTGCGCGATCTTCTGTGCGATCTCCTCTATGCGCATCGATGTGAGCGCACGAGTCGTACCGGAAATCAGCTTTGACATCTCAATCACCGTGCCGGAGCCGTCGGTCTGGATGTCGAAGAAGTCCATCAGCCGCCGGGTGCCGAGGATGCCTTTTCCCAATCCGGTACTCGACCGGTAGCGGCCGTCGAGAATCTCATCGAGATTCGTAATTCCCGGACCGGAATCGCTGATGCGAATGGTGAGCTTGGGCGGCGGGTCGCGATCGAGAAGAAATTCGACCCTTCCCGAGCGGGCATAACGAAATGCATTGCGTGCCATTTCCGACGTAGCAGTGGCAAGGCGGATTTGCTCGGAATGATCGAATCCGAGCAATTCGGCGATCTCCCGCGCGCGCTGGCGCGCCAGGACCACATCCTGCTCGAAGCGCAGATTGATTGTGACCAACGACTTTTTCATGCTGCGTTTCTGCCCTTGCTGATTACCACGGTCGCATCATCGCGTCCGCGTTTGAAGTCGCGATAGAGCACGGCCGCGATCAGCGTCGCCGGTTTGGCAGCAAGCCCGGGGTATTGCTCCAAACTGCACCGGGTATTGATTCCATCCGAATGCATGAGCAGCATGGCATCGGCCTGCCAGGGAAACGTGAACTCCTGAATCCTTGAAGTCTGATGGCCAACGATGCCGTTGTGGGAAATCATGCTGCGAGTTTTTCCCGTGCCTACGATCGCGCTGGCAATATTCCCAATTCCGGAATAACGGACCACCTGCCGCTCGAAATCGATTTCGGCGACTGCAACTGCGGCTCCACGAGTTTTCTGCAGGCGGGCATGGGCGGCTGCGATCATCTCTTCCGGATGGCGATGGGCATTGGCGCGAAATGCTGCGAGAGCTTCCTGCGCCGCGTCCGAGGCTGCTGCTCCGTGCCCAAGTCCATCGGCCACGATTACCACGCGCCTAGCCGACTCATCATGGTAATCCCATGCATCTCCCGATAAAGATTCTCCTGCCACCGGCACGCACACGGAACCAATGTCGGGCCAATCGAACTCACGTTTTCCACCGGCGTGTACTCTGGCCAGAATTGCTGTTCCCTGAGCTGAAGCGGTGTACGTCGCGCATTTCGACGTGAGTCTCTGCACCGCGCCAAATCCCGTGCCCGGCGTTCCTGCGGAAGAATATCCGTCCTGAAGCGCGAGTCCCATATCAGCAATGCCACGGCCCTGATCGACCGCAATGAGATCGATTGCCGGTACATCCGTGTGCTCGACGGGCTGGAGAACCATATCACCGCCTTCGCCGTGCAGAAGAACATTGCGGGCGAGTTCGGTGGCCACAATTGCCAGATTCCCTTCAGCAGTTGGGTCGAAGCCTAACTGCTGGGCCAGGCGTACGGCCGCCCGTCGTGCCTCGCTTACATGGGTGTTCTCCGAGATGGGGACTGCGATTTGTTCGCGGGACACGCGGCGCTATTTCCAACGAACTACAGTGACTCGAGTACCTTCTCCCGGCTTAGATGCAATTTGGAACTCATTCACCAGCCTTTTGCTGCCGCTCAGACCTAATCCCATTCCCGAGCCGGTGGAATATCCATCTTTCAGCGCAAGCTCGATGTCTGGAATGCCCGGTCCCTGATCTTCAAACGTGAGCTTCAGGCCGCTGCGGATGTCGTTGCTGATGACCTCCATCAGGCAGGCGCCGCCTCCACCATGGCTGACCGTGTTTCGCCCCAATTCGCTGGAAGCGGTGATCATCTTCGTCTGGTCGACCAGGCTAAACTTCAGCTCCGCAGTCCAGGCGCGGACCTTCTGGCGCAGCGTGACCACGTCAGCGGAGCTTCTGAGAGGAACCGACTCAGATTTGAGAGTCGTCATCATCCCCGGTCTCCAGGTGGTGCGCTTTCACCAACTCTCGCAGTAATTCCATGCCGGCTTCCACGTTCAGAGCTGTCCTCACTCCCGGCATCGACATGCCCAGCTCAACGAGTGTGATCGCCACAGCAGGCTGCATTCCTACAAGAACCGTTTGCGCGTCGAGAATCCTAGCCATCGCAGAGATGTTGGCCAGCATGCGTCCGATGAACGAATCGACGATCTCGAGCGAGGAGATATCGATCAGCACACCGCGCGAGCCGTGTTTCGAAATTGCACTAGTGAGATCGTCCTGCAGGGTGAGGGCTAGCTGGTCATGCATATCCACCTGAATCGTGACCAGCAGGAAATTGCCCATGCGGAGAATGGGGATGCGTTCCACGAGCTACGCTCCCTTCTTTTCCGTTAGTTCTTTATCGTCGACTCCGTCTTTGCGTTCGCCTGGTTTTTGATTCGCGCGATCGATTCTCACGACAGCTTTGCCGGTCTTCTGCAGAGCCAGCGCCAAAGCGTCGGCGAGAGACGCCTTTGTAATCACGTCGCTTAGATTGATGCCGAGGTGAACGATGGTCTGCGCAATCTGCGGACGGATGCCACTCAGGATGCACTCAGCTCCCATTAGCTTCGCGGCCGTGATGGTCTTGAGCAGATGCTGCGCGACGAGCGTATCTACGGCAGGCACGCCAGTGATGTCGATTACCGCGACCTTCGAATTTGTGGCCACGATCGTGCTCAGCAGCGATTCCATTACGACCTGCGTTCGATTGCTGTCGAGCGTGCCAATCAGAGGAATAGCAACGATCCCCTGCCACAGCTTTACCACCGGAGTGGAAAGTTCGAGCATCTCTTCCGCTTGCTTCGCGATCAACTGTTCTTTGGTTTTCACGTAAGCTTCGGTGGTCATAAGCCCAAGCTTGTCGATCATGACGTTCGCGTTCCAGATCTCCGCAAACAGGGCCTCGGGATCTTTTGCCAGGTCCGATCGAAGCCGCCTGAACAGTGGCTGCTTGAGCGAGAAGACAAATGTCGCTGTTTCCGACGGGCTGAACCCTTGTTTGGCACGCGATGACGAGATCTCAGTCAGCCGATCTCGCACGGGCGTCCACTCGCTACGCGAGAGTTCGGTAACGTTGCCGTTCTTCGCTGCCTGAGTGATAGCGCGCAGCAATTCGGCGGATTGCGCCTGCAGATCGACGTCATTCATCAAGTCGCGACGACGCACCGCCGCAAGCTGCTCGTTCATCCAGTCGGAAAGTAAATCAGACTCGTTCTTCTGAAGAATTTCTGCGAGTTTACTCATGGAACCCCCGGGGCGCAGGCTGGGTGTAGCCTTCTCTCGCGAATTAGAGAGCTTGAGGCAAAACAGTGATTATAAGCAAACAGCCGATCTTGCGTTCCTGGTACCCCTCCCCCCTCCCTCTTCGCACAGGATTGATAAGACAATCAAAGACTTAGCTGTTATTTGCAGCTCTTTTTCGCTGTTAGCACCACAATATGTTGTGATTTCAAAATTGGAATCAGAACATCTTGTAATTAGCCAAATCGGAGATCGTCCGCATCGCGTTCATCTTGGTCTTCCTCGTTCCATAACAGCGTCGACTCCCGGCCGTTTTACCGTCCCGTTCCCAAAATGAAACCAGAAATCTTCGGCGGAGTCAAAGACGATAAGTGTGGA from Terriglobales bacterium includes these protein-coding regions:
- a CDS encoding ATP-binding SpoIIE family protein phosphatase encodes the protein MSREQIAVPISENTHVSEARRAAVRLAQQLGFDPTAEGNLAIVATELARNVLLHGEGGDMVLQPVEHTDVPAIDLIAVDQGRGIADMGLALQDGYSSAGTPGTGFGAVQRLTSKCATYTASAQGTAILARVHAGGKREFDWPDIGSVCVPVAGESLSGDAWDYHDESARRVVIVADGLGHGAAASDAAQEALAAFRANAHRHPEEMIAAAHARLQKTRGAAVAVAEIDFERQVVRYSGIGNIASAIVGTGKTRSMISHNGIVGHQTSRIQEFTFPWQADAMLLMHSDGINTRCSLEQYPGLAAKPATLIAAVLYRDFKRGRDDATVVISKGRNAA
- a CDS encoding ATP-binding protein, with product MKKSLVTINLRFEQDVVLARQRAREIAELLGFDHSEQIRLATATSEMARNAFRYARSGRVEFLLDRDPPPKLTIRISDSGPGITNLDEILDGRYRSSTGLGKGILGTRRLMDFFDIQTDGSGTVIEMSKLISGTTRALTSMRIEEIAQKIAQKRPENPYEEVERQNQELLRTLADLRGRQEELVDLNHELEDTNRGVVALYAELDDRADALRRMSDAKTSFLSNMSHEFRTPLNSILSLSQMLMQRLDGELTPEQEKQVSFIRRSAQGLQEMVNDLLDIAKVEAGKVEVKPREFEIEDLFGALRGMLKPILQTSSVNLVFDELPELPTMYTDEGKLSQILRNFISNALKFTERGEVRVSAHLEEGNCIVFSVSDTGIGIAPEDRERIFDEFVQVETHLQKKTKGTGLGLPLCRNLARLLGGKVSLESTVGLGSTFSVRVPAAYPSTKSQRQRDLPDLERGRVPIVLIEDNRETAFLITKLLENTEFQVLSAYDAEIGLEFVTRAHPAAVVLDVLLDGESSWELLNQIKARDIPVLSMSITDVEEVKAFAMGASAFLHKPVSREPLLKALRTITHRGTVRKLLLVEDSELARYSLRELLGPAKVEIMEARSGREGLRMAVEEQPDAIFLDLLMPDISGFDVLNELRTKREAREIPVVIHSSKDLTDEEKARLRLPRVTLLAKTDTSGPEALAHVTRALANVGFDLEMFGGHHA
- a CDS encoding STAS domain-containing protein; translation: MSKLAEILQKNESDLLSDWMNEQLAAVRRRDLMNDVDLQAQSAELLRAITQAAKNGNVTELSRSEWTPVRDRLTEISSSRAKQGFSPSETATFVFSLKQPLFRRLRSDLAKDPEALFAEIWNANVMIDKLGLMTTEAYVKTKEQLIAKQAEEMLELSTPVVKLWQGIVAIPLIGTLDSNRTQVVMESLLSTIVATNSKVAVIDITGVPAVDTLVAQHLLKTITAAKLMGAECILSGIRPQIAQTIVHLGINLSDVITKASLADALALALQKTGKAVVRIDRANQKPGERKDGVDDKELTEKKGA
- a CDS encoding response regulator, which codes for MPESGAVILIVDDREDNRYISSRILKNAGYPVAEATSGREALQKVLENPALVILDVRLPDIIGYEVCRRIKANPQTANIPVLQISASFVSSESRVQALDSGADAYLTQPMEPAVLLATVRALLRLREAEALSRLSAKQWQSTFDALSEGIALIDSEWRVARCNRAMLSLFDKTYSQIENQNVRVLLQRELNYELDERDLPRVAADINHGRRWFSLRLDPIRDHEIAHGAILIVTEITDRKLAEEALRVSERLAAMGRLANSIAHEINNPLEALTNLLYLLKTSSLDPDSTQYVHMASAELERIARITKQTLAFNRNSEEPVDVELPELLDGVVTLFSPEFNRKGLHVVRKYDAPPIVSAFPGELRQVVANILRNALEATPTNGSLIVHVRPSLDWKNLSQRGVRIYIVDSGTGMTPEVRRSIFEPFYTTKELKGSGLGLWLSLGIVSKHRGRITVRSTTSSGKSGSCFCIFLPAKQAEQTAPLSKQNAVA
- a CDS encoding STAS domain-containing protein yields the protein MERIPILRMGNFLLVTIQVDMHDQLALTLQDDLTSAISKHGSRGVLIDISSLEIVDSFIGRMLANISAMARILDAQTVLVGMQPAVAITLVELGMSMPGVRTALNVEAGMELLRELVKAHHLETGDDDDSQI
- a CDS encoding anti-sigma regulatory factor, with the translated sequence MMTTLKSESVPLRSSADVVTLRQKVRAWTAELKFSLVDQTKMITASSELGRNTVSHGGGGACLMEVISNDIRSGLKLTFEDQGPGIPDIELALKDGYSTGSGMGLGLSGSKRLVNEFQIASKPGEGTRVTVVRWK